Proteins encoded within one genomic window of Gemmatimonadaceae bacterium:
- a CDS encoding PAS domain S-box protein yields the protein MNAAATLRASPNERSARAAGQRPGPWTLLFCANAAFYIVLRVIRPAGLAWPVYEQLAFLPFSGGLALAFLVAARRLPSDGLRRSFQLYAATFALTAVGAIVTCLQLTVFDVDPTYSWPNLAYLLGYPLAVAAIRAIPSPPAARERRLRTLLDTAIAVVAAVTITWLEVVRPLAATTDGWQQRAILFAYPIGDLGTFAILVPLLLTLRFHADAGVLRLLTFSQLAYLGGDLGYQLVDTGIASAMSLAVDGLFLVGYVGMMWAVEAAALRPTEATRALVPPTTDEPRNPLPILLGFVVYALLIAEARVEGSSLLALALAALGVTILVLAREALTERLNRGLARNLAAARSEARIRSVVGQLATGVIVFDSEGRIAVSNPAATALLDRSEAQLSGQTGASSTWDVVHDDGTPAPDPFQVVEDARRLGRQVRGSMIGLARPEGGDRRWLIVEAAPHTTVDGVEVVCTIHDVTERRARDDRLRRSQRMEAVGRLAGGVAHDFNNLLTAISGYASMLLNGLRPQDPRGDDVREILKASDRAATLTQQLLAFGGRQHRRVEVLNLNALVQSATRLLRSLVGPGISVRFQFNEQLARVLVDRGQIEQVLVNLVLNARDAMNRDGTIVIATDRVAPDDARLPPGFQLPEAGGVGLSVTDSGEGMSESVRRRAFDPFFTTKDVGRGSGLGLSIVYGIVVQSRGEVWIESDVGRGTRVQVVFPVHSDS from the coding sequence GTGAACGCCGCTGCGACGCTCCGGGCCTCACCTAACGAGCGTTCGGCCCGTGCGGCCGGGCAGCGTCCGGGGCCGTGGACGTTGCTGTTCTGCGCCAACGCGGCGTTCTACATCGTCCTGCGCGTCATTCGGCCGGCGGGCCTCGCCTGGCCGGTGTATGAGCAACTGGCCTTCCTGCCATTCAGTGGCGGTCTCGCCCTCGCCTTCCTTGTGGCGGCCCGGCGCCTTCCGTCAGATGGCCTGCGACGGAGCTTCCAGCTATACGCCGCGACGTTCGCGCTCACCGCAGTCGGTGCGATCGTCACGTGCCTGCAGCTGACGGTCTTCGACGTCGATCCCACGTATTCGTGGCCCAACCTCGCGTACCTGCTCGGGTACCCGCTGGCAGTGGCCGCGATCAGGGCAATCCCGTCGCCTCCAGCGGCCAGGGAGCGACGTCTCCGGACCCTGCTCGACACCGCGATCGCCGTCGTCGCCGCGGTCACGATCACATGGCTCGAGGTCGTGCGACCTTTGGCGGCAACCACCGATGGCTGGCAGCAGCGCGCCATCCTCTTTGCCTACCCGATCGGTGACCTCGGTACGTTCGCGATCCTGGTCCCGCTGCTCCTCACGCTGAGGTTTCATGCCGACGCCGGCGTGCTCCGCCTCCTGACGTTTTCGCAGTTGGCCTACCTCGGCGGGGACCTTGGCTATCAGCTGGTGGACACGGGCATTGCCTCCGCGATGTCCCTGGCCGTCGATGGCCTCTTCCTCGTGGGGTATGTCGGCATGATGTGGGCGGTGGAGGCCGCCGCCCTGCGCCCCACCGAGGCGACGCGTGCCCTCGTACCGCCCACGACCGACGAACCACGCAACCCGCTCCCCATCCTGCTTGGCTTCGTCGTATACGCACTCCTCATCGCCGAGGCGCGCGTCGAGGGCAGTTCCCTCCTTGCGCTCGCGCTCGCCGCGCTCGGCGTGACGATCCTCGTTCTCGCGCGCGAGGCGCTCACGGAGCGCCTCAACCGCGGACTCGCGCGCAATCTTGCGGCAGCGCGGAGCGAGGCTCGCATCCGAAGCGTGGTGGGACAACTCGCCACCGGGGTGATCGTGTTCGACAGCGAGGGCCGCATCGCAGTGAGCAATCCGGCGGCGACCGCACTGCTCGATCGCAGCGAGGCCCAACTGTCAGGTCAAACCGGGGCAAGCAGCACGTGGGATGTGGTGCACGACGATGGCACGCCGGCTCCCGATCCCTTCCAGGTCGTCGAGGACGCGCGGCGCCTCGGTCGGCAGGTGCGCGGATCCATGATCGGGCTCGCGCGGCCCGAGGGCGGTGATCGGCGCTGGCTCATCGTCGAGGCGGCGCCGCACACGACCGTCGACGGCGTCGAGGTCGTCTGCACCATCCACGACGTCACAGAGCGCCGCGCGCGGGACGATCGGCTGCGGCGATCGCAGCGCATGGAAGCCGTCGGCCGACTCGCGGGAGGCGTGGCGCACGACTTCAACAACCTGTTGACGGCGATCAGTGGCTACGCATCGATGCTGCTCAACGGCCTGCGCCCGCAGGATCCGCGCGGCGACGACGTGCGTGAAATCCTCAAGGCTTCGGACCGCGCCGCCACCCTCACGCAACAATTGCTCGCCTTCGGCGGGCGACAGCATCGACGCGTCGAAGTGCTCAACCTGAATGCGCTGGTTCAGAGCGCCACCCGGCTGCTCAGGAGCCTCGTCGGGCCGGGCATCAGCGTCCGATTTCAGTTCAACGAGCAACTGGCTCGCGTCCTCGTGGACCGCGGGCAGATCGAACAGGTGCTCGTGAACCTCGTGCTGAACGCACGCGACGCCATGAACCGGGACGGGACGATCGTCATCGCGACGGATCGCGTTGCCCCGGACGACGCGCGCCTGCCACCGGGATTTCAGCTTCCGGAGGCCGGTGGCGTCGGACTCTCCGTCACCGATAGTGGCGAGGGCATGAGCGAAAGCGTCCGTCGGCGCGCCTTCGATCCGTTCTTCACGACGAAGGACGTGGGTCGAGGCTCGGGGCTCGGACTCTCGATCGTGTATGGGATCGTCGTCCAGAGCCGCGGCGAGGTGTGGATCGAGAGCGACGTAGGTCGCGGTACTCGGGTGCAGGTGGTGTTTCCCGTGCACTCGGATTCCTAG
- a CDS encoding C4-dicarboxylate ABC transporter gives MTLQLVAIGLFIAAFAVASVRNVHLGVVMFAAACGVGMWLAGLPLKDVVAGFPVNIMVLLAGVTYFFGVAQENDTVDRLIEAILGRVGHIAAALPLVFFSLTALLSAMGSPIGSLVTCAIAMPVARRHRIDPVLMGLAIGTGQSAGGFAPTSLFGIVTYGTAHQANIPLNPLTLFGMAVAINLVLLAAAYLMFGGRALLRRRVEATASDLMQRTGAARGPWEWRQLATVGCMIALVITVAAASLAGATADIGVLCFAFGAVLALLDPRSGTAAVARIDWSTVLLVGGVITFVTVLQGMGAVDLLGNAATHVAAPIVAAYVLCAIGGLVSAFASTTGILAAMVPLALPLVAKGDVAGWAMISALGICSSIVDVSPYSTTGATVLATAHEDDRPRLRSRLTRWGLAMVIVGPAILGTILVLPTAR, from the coding sequence ATGACGCTGCAACTCGTCGCCATCGGTCTGTTCATCGCCGCCTTCGCCGTGGCGAGCGTGCGGAACGTCCACCTCGGCGTCGTCATGTTCGCCGCAGCGTGTGGCGTTGGCATGTGGCTGGCCGGACTTCCGCTCAAGGACGTGGTGGCCGGCTTTCCCGTGAACATCATGGTGCTCCTTGCCGGGGTGACGTACTTCTTCGGCGTCGCGCAGGAAAACGACACCGTCGATCGGCTGATCGAGGCGATTCTCGGACGTGTTGGCCACATCGCAGCGGCTCTCCCGCTGGTGTTCTTCTCGCTGACGGCCTTGCTCTCGGCCATGGGCTCGCCCATCGGCAGCCTCGTTACCTGTGCGATCGCGATGCCGGTCGCGCGCAGGCATCGCATCGATCCCGTGCTGATGGGCCTCGCGATCGGGACGGGGCAGAGTGCCGGCGGGTTTGCGCCAACGAGCCTGTTCGGCATCGTCACCTACGGGACGGCGCATCAGGCGAACATTCCGCTCAACCCGTTGACGCTCTTCGGCATGGCGGTGGCGATCAATCTCGTGCTGCTCGCCGCCGCCTACCTGATGTTCGGTGGCCGGGCGCTGCTCCGTCGGCGTGTCGAGGCCACAGCGAGCGACCTCATGCAGCGGACAGGCGCGGCGCGAGGGCCGTGGGAGTGGCGGCAATTGGCGACCGTCGGCTGCATGATCGCGCTGGTCATCACGGTCGCTGCGGCATCGCTCGCCGGAGCAACCGCGGACATCGGGGTGCTGTGTTTCGCGTTTGGGGCAGTGCTGGCGCTGCTCGACCCCAGGTCCGGCACGGCCGCGGTTGCGCGGATCGACTGGTCGACGGTGCTGTTGGTGGGAGGCGTGATCACGTTCGTGACCGTGCTGCAGGGCATGGGGGCCGTGGACCTCCTGGGCAACGCGGCGACGCACGTGGCGGCGCCGATCGTTGCCGCCTACGTGCTGTGCGCGATCGGTGGACTCGTGTCGGCGTTCGCGTCCACGACGGGCATCCTGGCAGCCATGGTGCCGCTGGCGCTGCCGCTCGTGGCGAAGGGCGATGTCGCCGGGTGGGCCATGATCAGCGCGCTCGGCATCTGTTCGTCGATCGTTGACGTGTCACCCTATTCCACCACGGGCGCCACGGTCCTTGCGACGGCGCACGAGGACGACCGGCCTCGACTGCGCTCACGGCTCACGCGGTGGGGCCTCGCCATGGTGATCGTCGGGCCGGCCATCCTGGGCACGATCCTGGTGTTGCCCACCGCGCGGTGA